A stretch of DNA from Hydrogenobacter sp.:
GAGAGGTCTTCAAAAACTTCAGAGATCTTTTGGGTTTTGGCGATTTTAGCGTGGCTGATGAGAACCTTCAAGCCAGAATAAGGGCAAACATACTTTTTTATCTTTCTAACAGATACGGTTGGCTTGTCCTTTCCACATCCAACAAGAGTGAGACGGCGGTGGGATACACTACCATCTACGGTGATATGGCGGGAGGTTTCACACCTTTAAAAGACGTCTACAAGACGCTTGTATACAAATTAGCTCGCTACAGGAACTCTGTAAAGCCTGACATACCGGAAAGGGTTTTCAAAAAACCTCCCTCTGCGGAGTTAAGGTACGGGCAGACAGATCAGGATACTTTACCACCCTACGAAATCTTAGATAAAGTGCTTTCCCTTTACGTTGAAGAAGGACTTTCAGAAGAAGATATAAGACAAAGAGGTGTGGATCGTGAAATTGTAAAGAAGGTGGTGCGTATGGTAAGACTCGCTGAATACAAGAGAAAGCAAGCACCTATAGGTATAAAGGTTACCTCTAAAGCCTTCGGAAAGGACTGGAGAATGCCTGTAACTAATGCCTGGAGAGGATAAAGATGTATGTTATGAACACTTACTCAAGGTTACCGGTAAGTTTCGTAAGAGGGGATGGAGTTTACCTCTTTGACCGTGAAGGTAAAAAATACCTTGATCTCGTTGCAGGTATTGCTGTGAACACTCTGGGTTACAACGATCCGGATCTTTTAAATGCTGTTTGCGAACAGTCACAGAGACTCATGCATATCTCCAACCTTTTTGAAAATCCTTGGCAGGAAGAAGTTGCAAAAATGCTCGTTGAAAGGTTTTGGACTGAGGGAAGGGTATTTTTTTGTAACAGTGGAACAGAAGCCAACGAGGCTGGTATAAAGCTCGTGAGAAGGTACTTCAGAGAAAAAGGTGAAAACAGATACCGCATTATCACCTTTTACAATGGATTTCACGGAAGAACTTACGGGAGCATGTCTGCAACCGCTCAGGAAAAGGTACATAAAGGTTTTGAACCATTACTTGACGGCTTTGATTATGCTGTATATAACAGCTTTGATTCCCTCCTGAAAGCCCTGAGGAAGGACACTGCCGCTATTATGCTTGAAGTCGTTCAAGGAGAAGGTGGTATAAGGGTAGCCAATTATGAATTTCTCCAAAAGGTACAACAGCTCTGTCACAGTGAAGGATTACTTTTAGTGGTTGATGAGGTACAAACTGGTGTTGGAAGAACCGGAAAGTTTTTTGCTTACGAACACTTTGACCTAAAACCTGATATAGTAACTCTCGCTAAGGGTCTCGGAGGCGGATTCCCCATAGGCGCTGTGATAGCACGAAAGAGCGTTTCGGAAGTATTTTCTACCGGCTCACACGGATCAACCTTTGGTGGGAATCCTTTGGCTTGTGCGTGCGCAAAAGTTGTTATAAGTAAGGTATCTGAGCTTCTTGATCACGTAATGGATACAGGAGCATACTTCAAAAGGGGTCTTGAGAGATTAAAGACCGGTAAAGTGAGGGGACTTGGACTTATGTTAGGTTTGGATTTAGAAAGAGACTGTAGTGCTATAGTAAAAAAGGCGCTTGATCATGGACTTGTGATTAACTGTACCGCAGGAACTGTTCTCAGGTTTGTCCCCCCCCTGATAATACAGAAAGATCATATAAACATAGCCCTTGCCCTTTTGGAAAGGGTCCTCAAACTTTAGCATCAGTCTATCTTACCTTGTGTGTCTTGTATGGTACGGGTATATACTGCACGGAAGGTACTTGAGATCCCATAGGTTGCGGGAACAGTTCCATGAGCGCGTAAACTTCCTCAGGCACATCCGTGCTCACGTTCAATCCTATTTCTCTTAACTTTTCAACGCTAAGCGGGTAATCGTGAGTGTACTTACCTGTGGCAAGCTCGTGCGCGATCCTTTTGGCTCTTTCTTCATCCATACCGTTATTTTTTAGAAGACCAACTAAGTACTCTATCATCTGATCTATCGCTTTTTTTGCCACGTCTGCAAGTATGAGCGTTTGATCATCTATCTCATCTATCTTTTTAAGTTCAAGGACTTTAAGTATAGAAGCTGCCGGCATTTGAGCGAGCTGAGGATCAACAGGTCCTAATACAGCGTTTGGATCCATTATGATCTCATCAGCAGCGAGTGCTATGAGGGTTCCTCCTGACATAGCATAGTGAGGGACTATAACCCTTACGGGAGCTTTATGTCTTGACAGCGCATTAGCTATCTGTGTGGCAGCAAGCGCCAAACCACCGGGAGTGTGAATGATGAGATCAATAGGCATATCTTCAGGAGTCATCCTTATAGCCCTCAATACCTGCTCTGAGTCCTCAATATTTATGAACCTGAATATGGGAACTCCAAGAAGAGCAAAGCTCTCTTGTCTGTGTATGAGAGTTATAACTCTGCTTCCCCTTTTCCTTTCAAGCTGTTCGATGGTTGCCTCCCTCGCCTTGTTGAGAAGAAACCTCCTCCATATTGGGACAAGGATGAAAAATATCAGTAAAAAGAACCACAAGAAATTAAAGATATAAGCCACAGGGCTAAAATAAGGTTGTACCTGATCCATAAATCAAATTATAAAAAAAGTTTAAGAAAGATACAAATTTACTCTAAAAATAAGCTTATACCTGCTATTCCGTAAGCTCCATTTTTGTAACACAGCTTTATTCTCTCCCAGCTTATCCCTCCAAGAGCGTAAACTGGTATGGAAACTCTCTTTGAAATCTCCTTCAAAGCGTTAAGCCCTATGGGTTCTGCATCCGGATGCGAAGATGTTTTAAAAATTGGACCTAACGTTATGAAATCCGCACCTTCGCTTTCCGCATAAAGGGCAGACTCAAGATCATGAGCCGAAAAACCTACAATGAGATCCTTCTTCATTTTACGTACGCAGGATGGTGGTATTCCGTTTTGGGGAAGATGTACACCGTCAGCACCCACAGCGAGAGCTACGTCGATGCGATCGTTGATCAGCAATATAGCTGAATACTCTTTCGTTATCTCCCGCGCCTTTAACGCCTTTTCGTAGTATTCCCTTCCGCTTAAAGATTTCTCCCTCAACTGTATCATCCTGACACCTTTATCAAGAACCTTGTAAAGATTATCCCAAAAGTTTGCTCCGTATTTTTGACCGTCAGTTATCGCGTATAGTCTTGGCAACATGGCATTTATCGTATATAATATAAAACTCAGCCGGAGTGGCGGAACTGGCAGACGCGCTGTCTTGAGGGGGCAGTGCCCGTGAGGGCGTGCGGGTTCGACTCCCGCCTCCGGCACCAAAAAAATGGGATTGATTAAGCATTCGGTAAGCTTCTCAGTTGCGACTCTTTTAAGTAGGGCTTTGGGTTATATTAGAGATGCTCTTATAGCTTATCACTTTGGTGTCTCTCAAGTAACAGATGCCTTTTTTATAGCCTTTAGACTTCCGAATACCTTTAGAAGACTGCTCGGAGAAGGTGGTTTTAACGCTGCCTTTATACCTGTGTACGCCAAAGATATAAAGGGTGGAAGAGAGAAACAGTTTCTTCATTCTGTTTTTACTTACTACACTGCTGTGAACCTTCTGGTAACGCTTTTTGGTATATTTTTCGCCGAATACATAGTGAGTCTTATAGCTCCCGGTATAAGAAGTAGACCCCACTTTGAAATTGCCGTTTTTATGTCACGCTGGCTATTTACCTACCTCTTTTTTGTGGGTCTTAGCTCTTTTTTCATGGCGATCCTCAACACAAAGGGAGTTTTTTTCGTGCCGGCTTTCGCTCAGGCGGTTTTTAACATAGTTTTCTCTCTGGTGATAGCCTTCTGTTCTCACTGGATTGGTTTTTACTCTCTTATAGCGGGCGTTATTCTTGGTGGATTAGCTCAGGTTTTGTTTAACATTCCTTCTCTGCTAAAAGCAGATGTTAAACTGGGTTTTTCCCTAATTCTTGACAAAGATGTAAAGCTTTTAGTGAAGAGGCTATTACCATCCATCTTAGGCTTTGGGGTTGCTCAGCTCTCCTTTTTTATAGATACATTACTTGCATCTTTTTTAGCGCTTGGTTCTATATCCTACCTTTATTACGCTAACCGTATATTTCAATTGCCCTTAGGTGCTGTATCTGTAGGTATGGCAAATTCTCTTCTTTCCGCACTTTCCAAAGGTGAAGATATAAAGCCAACTACGCACTTAGCTTTCAGGTTTGTAATTCTCATTTCCCTCCCGGCTACTTTTGGGCTTATAACCCTATCCGATCACATAATTGCCTTACTTTATGGTAGAGGTAGGTTTTTGGAAAGTGATGTACTTACTACTTCTTTGGTTCTCCAAGCATACGCCTTGGGTCTTACCTTCTTCTCTTTACAAAAAGTTCTAAGTAGCGTATTTTTCGCCAAAGGTGATACAAAAACTCCCGTGAAAGCATCACTGTTTGCTGTACTCTCAGAAGGTATATTTGGAAGCTTTTACGCTTTTGTCCTCAAGTGGGGAGTTGTGGGACTTGCCTTAGGGACCTCAACCTCTTCCTTGATAGGTTTTGTATATCTTTTTTGGAAGGCAAGGGGGGAGACGATCCTTGTGGGAGAAGTCTTAAAGCTGTTATCTAAACCGCTGATAGCTTCTACTGTGATGTCCGTATTTATATTCCCACTAAAGGAGTTAATGAGCAAACCTTCCTATACAGCTTTTATAATACCTTTTGGTATGCTGGTGTACTTTTTTAGTTTACTTACCTTCAAAGAGCCCTTATCATTACTCCTTCTTAGTAGACTCAAAAGCTTTATTAAGCAAGGTGCTGAGCCTTGATGCTCTTCTTGATGCTTCGTTTTTGTGAATCACACCTTTTGATGCGGTGTGGTATATAACGCTTACGACTTGGGGTAAGAACTGCTTAGCTTCTTCCAACTTACCCTGTTCCAGCAGCCTTCTAAACTTCTTTATATAAGTCCTCATCCTGGAAAGGTGATACCTGTTTCTCACCCTTCTTTTTGCATCCCTTCTCATACGTTTCTCAGCTTGTTTGGTGTTTGGCATACTTTTACCTCCTGACGATCTTTTTTGTCAAGGCAACGGGCGGATTCGAACCGCCGTGGAAGGGATTTGCAGTCCCTCGCCTAGCCTCTCGGCCACGTTGCCTAATCACTATAATTATACCTCTTTTCGGTATAAAATGAGTATGAGTATGGATTATTTGGCACTTTTTTTGTTGGGGAGCATTTTGGGAAGTTTTTACAATGTGCTTATATACCGCATTCCGAGAGGAGAATCCATAATAGATCCTCCATCCCATTGTCCCAAGTGTGGGACAAAAATAAAGTGGTACGATAATATACCCATAATATCTTATTTTTTACTAAAGGGTAAGTGTAGGGAATGCTCGGCTCCTATATCCCTAAGATATCCAGCTGTAGAAGTACTTTCTGGATTTCTTGCCCTTTTATCTTATGCCAAGTGGGGGGCAAACCTTGAAGGTATAGTAATGTTCGTGTTCTTTTCACTGCTTTTGATCCTTTCGTTCATAGATTGGGATACTTTCTTACTGCCGGACAGTTTAAACCTTGGTGGTTTAGCCTTCGGTCTTTTCACTTCTATATTCAGAAATCATTTTAACCTTCTTGACAGTATATTAGGCGCTCTAATAGGTGGTGTGACTTTCTTTTTCATATACATCTTTTATGTGAAGGTTAGAAAAATGGAAGGCATAGGCTTCGGAGACGTAAAGCTTATGGCTTTTATAGGGTCTGTTACAGGTGTGTGGGGTGTGGTTTATGCTGTGTTTTTGGGTTCTCTGTTTGGACTTGTGTATGCATTGCCCCTCATCTTCAAGTATAAAAACCTTTCCTTCGCAATGCCTTACGGTCCCTTTCTCTCTATGGGTTGTTTTGTCGGTGTTATGCTTCATGATAAGTTAAGTACCATGCTATTGAGTCAGTAAGCCTATTATTTCGGAGATGAGGGCATCTGTGTTTTCCCTCGTAACTTCCAAAAGTATCGCTTGAGGATTTTTCCTTACCCATCTTACGATGGGATGCACATCCCTTATGGGAATGGTGATTAAAGCTGAGCGCTTCGGATCAGAAAATATAACCTCAAACATTTTTGAAAACTTCTCGGAGAAAAGCTCCATCTTCCCAACCTCGTCTACAACAACTATCTTGTCCTTATCTTTGATGGCTTTTTCAAGAATAGGAAGAGCTACACTCTCAAATCTCTCTACATTCACCCCGTAAGAACCTACAAGGTACTTTGAAGTGAAAAACTTGCTTGCAAAGATAACCGATTTGCCATCGGTACTCACAACCTTAAAACCCGTTCTTTTTTTACTTACCCTGTCTCTAACTTCTTCCGTCCAAAAACCAATTACTCTATCTTTGAGATGGCGTATTACCTCTTTCACAACGGTAGTTTTACCTATACCTGGATGACCTGTTAAAACAATTTTCATTTGTGTATGTCCTGAAGTGCGTAAACTCTGATTTTTCCACCACGCTTGATGAAGCATTCAATGGCGGAAAGCATGGCGTAGCCCCCCCTTACTGTTGTGGCATAAGGCACATCATACTGCACCACAGCCCTCCTTATGTAATAAGCATCGCTTCTCTCTTTCTTACCGGTAGGTGTATTTATCACCAGGTTTATGTCGCCGTTTGTTATCATATCCACTACGTTAGGTCTTCCTTCGGATACTTTCAGTACGTGACTCGCTTCTATACCGTGCTTTTTTAGAAATCTGTGTGTACCTGCTGTGGCAAAAAGCTTAAATCCCAGATTTTTAAAACCCTTCGCAAGATCAAGGATCTTTTCCTTATCCTTATCGGCAACACTTATAAAGACTTTACCTTCTGTAGGTAATCTGTTGCCAGCTGCAAGCTGAGCTTTGTAGTATGCCATACCAAACTCCTCGTCTATAGACATAACCTCACCCGTGCTTCTCATCTCCGGTCCCAGTACTGGATCAACTTCGGGGAATCTCTTCCAAGGGAAAACCACCTCTTTTACTGCGTATAACTTTTTTTCAGCACTCATGAAGTCACTCGCTATGTGAACATCTCCCCTTTTAATCCTCTCAAAAACTTCCGGTAAAAGATCTTTCAATTTTTTGCCTATTCCTACCTTAGCTGCGAGTTTTGCGAGCGGATAACCTATCGCTTTACTCACAAAGGGTACAGTTCGTGAAGCTCTCGGGTTGACCTCAAGAACGAAAACTTCCTCACCTCTGACTGCAAACTGCAGATTTATGAGACCTCTAACGTCAAGAGCTTTCGCTATCCTTTTAGACTGTTCCTTTATGATGTTTATAGCTTCCTCTTCAAGAGTATAAGGTGGAATGCATGCCGCACTATCTCCAGAATGAACTCCTGCCTCCTCAATATGTTCCATAACTGCACCGATAAGGTAGTCTTCACCATCACCTATAGCATCAACGTCAACCTCTACGCTATCTGATATATATTTGTCTATGAGAATGGGTCTTTCGTAACTTACGCTTACCGCCTCTTCAAGATAACGCAAAAGCTCCTCCTCATCGTAAACTATCCTCATAGCCCTTCCACCCAGAACGTATGATGGTCTAACTAAAACGGGGTAACCTATGATGCTCGCTACCCTTAGAGCTTCTTCTTTTGATCTTACCGTATCGCTCGGTGGCTGTTTTATACCGAGGCTTTCTACAAGCCTTCTGAAGAGTTCCCTATCTTCAGCCATATCTATGCTTTCCGGCTGAGTCCCGAGAATTTTCACACCAGCCTTCTGAAGCTGTAAAGAGAGTTTTAAAGGAGTTTGTCCTCCAAACTGTAAAAAAACACCGTCGGGATTTTCTCTTCTGATTATCTCAAGTACATTTTCAAGAACGACAGGCTCAAAGTAAAGCCGATCAGCAGTATCGTAATCCGTAGATACCGTTTCGGGGTTGCAATTTACCATAATAGTTTCTATTCCCTCTTCGCGCAGAGAATATATGGCATGGACACATGCGTAATCAAACTCTATACCCTGACCTATACGGTTGGGACCGCTTCCTAAGATGAGGACTTTTTTCATTCAAAAACTTCATTATAACACAGTATACTATTAGCATGATTCCCATAAAGGATATCAACAGAAGTCGGAATGTCCCCCTCGTGAACTTTATGTTGATATTCGTATGTTTTCTTGTTTGGTTTTATCAGGTGAGCCTAAGCGAAGATGAGATGAACATGTTTATCTATCGCTACGGGCTTATACCTGCTGAGGTTTTTCAAAGACCTTACACGCTCATTACCCATATGTTCCTGCACGGGAGCTGGTTACACATAATAGGTAACATGTGGTTTCTTTGGATATTCGGTGATAACGTGGAGGATAGGTTGGGAAGGCTAAATTACCTTATCTTTTATACGCTTTCGGGTCTTGGTGCGGCTCTTTTACAAACCTTCGTTAGCTTCGTGGCGGGCGGAGTAGACGTACCTATGGTGGGAGCGAGCGGTGCAATAAGTGGAGTTTTGGGTGCCTATCTTTGGCTTTTCCCTCATGCCAGAATATTAGCCTTGGTTCCCATATTTTTCTTCTTGACCTTTATGGAGGTTCCGGCGATACTCTTCATAGGCTTGTGGATACTCATTCAAATCTTAAACGGTATCCTCACTTTACCCTTTGCGCACGGTGGAGGTGTAGCTTGGTTTGCCCATATAGGTGGTTTTGCGGTAGGTTACATGCTTGTAAAGGTTTTCTATCGTAAAAGGTGGTATGGGTGACGCTCAAATAATTTAATTATTGACACATAAGCAAGTATCACTAAGTTAAAATATTAGTCCC
This window harbors:
- a CDS encoding aspartate aminotransferase family protein produces the protein MYVMNTYSRLPVSFVRGDGVYLFDREGKKYLDLVAGIAVNTLGYNDPDLLNAVCEQSQRLMHISNLFENPWQEEVAKMLVERFWTEGRVFFCNSGTEANEAGIKLVRRYFREKGENRYRIITFYNGFHGRTYGSMSATAQEKVHKGFEPLLDGFDYAVYNSFDSLLKALRKDTAAIMLEVVQGEGGIRVANYEFLQKVQQLCHSEGLLLVVDEVQTGVGRTGKFFAYEHFDLKPDIVTLAKGLGGGFPIGAVIARKSVSEVFSTGSHGSTFGGNPLACACAKVVISKVSELLDHVMDTGAYFKRGLERLKTGKVRGLGLMLGLDLERDCSAIVKKALDHGLVINCTAGTVLRFVPPLIIQKDHINIALALLERVLKL
- a CDS encoding ATP-dependent Clp protease proteolytic subunit, with the translated sequence MDQVQPYFSPVAYIFNFLWFFLLIFFILVPIWRRFLLNKAREATIEQLERKRGSRVITLIHRQESFALLGVPIFRFINIEDSEQVLRAIRMTPEDMPIDLIIHTPGGLALAATQIANALSRHKAPVRVIVPHYAMSGGTLIALAADEIIMDPNAVLGPVDPQLAQMPAASILKVLELKKIDEIDDQTLILADVAKKAIDQMIEYLVGLLKNNGMDEERAKRIAHELATGKYTHDYPLSVEKLREIGLNVSTDVPEEVYALMELFPQPMGSQVPSVQYIPVPYKTHKVR
- the thiE gene encoding thiamine phosphate synthase — encoded protein: MLPRLYAITDGQKYGANFWDNLYKVLDKGVRMIQLREKSLSGREYYEKALKAREITKEYSAILLINDRIDVALAVGADGVHLPQNGIPPSCVRKMKKDLIVGFSAHDLESALYAESEGADFITLGPIFKTSSHPDAEPIGLNALKEISKRVSIPVYALGGISWERIKLCYKNGAYGIAGISLFLE
- the murJ gene encoding murein biosynthesis integral membrane protein MurJ; the protein is MGLIKHSVSFSVATLLSRALGYIRDALIAYHFGVSQVTDAFFIAFRLPNTFRRLLGEGGFNAAFIPVYAKDIKGGREKQFLHSVFTYYTAVNLLVTLFGIFFAEYIVSLIAPGIRSRPHFEIAVFMSRWLFTYLFFVGLSSFFMAILNTKGVFFVPAFAQAVFNIVFSLVIAFCSHWIGFYSLIAGVILGGLAQVLFNIPSLLKADVKLGFSLILDKDVKLLVKRLLPSILGFGVAQLSFFIDTLLASFLALGSISYLYYANRIFQLPLGAVSVGMANSLLSALSKGEDIKPTTHLAFRFVILISLPATFGLITLSDHIIALLYGRGRFLESDVLTTSLVLQAYALGLTFFSLQKVLSSVFFAKGDTKTPVKASLFAVLSEGIFGSFYAFVLKWGVVGLALGTSTSSLIGFVYLFWKARGETILVGEVLKLLSKPLIASTVMSVFIFPLKELMSKPSYTAFIIPFGMLVYFFSLLTFKEPLSLLLLSRLKSFIKQGAEP
- the rpsT gene encoding 30S ribosomal protein S20 — encoded protein: MPNTKQAEKRMRRDAKRRVRNRYHLSRMRTYIKKFRRLLEQGKLEEAKQFLPQVVSVIYHTASKGVIHKNEASRRASRLSTLLNKAFESTKKE
- a CDS encoding prepilin peptidase, which produces MDYLALFLLGSILGSFYNVLIYRIPRGESIIDPPSHCPKCGTKIKWYDNIPIISYFLLKGKCRECSAPISLRYPAVEVLSGFLALLSYAKWGANLEGIVMFVFFSLLLILSFIDWDTFLLPDSLNLGGLAFGLFTSIFRNHFNLLDSILGALIGGVTFFFIYIFYVKVRKMEGIGFGDVKLMAFIGSVTGVWGVVYAVFLGSLFGLVYALPLIFKYKNLSFAMPYGPFLSMGCFVGVMLHDKLSTMLLSQ
- a CDS encoding NTPase, with the protein product MKIVLTGHPGIGKTTVVKEVIRHLKDRVIGFWTEEVRDRVSKKRTGFKVVSTDGKSVIFASKFFTSKYLVGSYGVNVERFESVALPILEKAIKDKDKIVVVDEVGKMELFSEKFSKMFEVIFSDPKRSALITIPIRDVHPIVRWVRKNPQAILLEVTRENTDALISEIIGLLTQ
- the carB gene encoding carbamoyl-phosphate synthase large subunit, with amino-acid sequence MKKVLILGSGPNRIGQGIEFDYACVHAIYSLREEGIETIMVNCNPETVSTDYDTADRLYFEPVVLENVLEIIRRENPDGVFLQFGGQTPLKLSLQLQKAGVKILGTQPESIDMAEDRELFRRLVESLGIKQPPSDTVRSKEEALRVASIIGYPVLVRPSYVLGGRAMRIVYDEEELLRYLEEAVSVSYERPILIDKYISDSVEVDVDAIGDGEDYLIGAVMEHIEEAGVHSGDSAACIPPYTLEEEAINIIKEQSKRIAKALDVRGLINLQFAVRGEEVFVLEVNPRASRTVPFVSKAIGYPLAKLAAKVGIGKKLKDLLPEVFERIKRGDVHIASDFMSAEKKLYAVKEVVFPWKRFPEVDPVLGPEMRSTGEVMSIDEEFGMAYYKAQLAAGNRLPTEGKVFISVADKDKEKILDLAKGFKNLGFKLFATAGTHRFLKKHGIEASHVLKVSEGRPNVVDMITNGDINLVINTPTGKKERSDAYYIRRAVVQYDVPYATTVRGGYAMLSAIECFIKRGGKIRVYALQDIHK
- a CDS encoding rhomboid family intramembrane serine protease, which codes for MIPIKDINRSRNVPLVNFMLIFVCFLVWFYQVSLSEDEMNMFIYRYGLIPAEVFQRPYTLITHMFLHGSWLHIIGNMWFLWIFGDNVEDRLGRLNYLIFYTLSGLGAALLQTFVSFVAGGVDVPMVGASGAISGVLGAYLWLFPHARILALVPIFFFLTFMEVPAILFIGLWILIQILNGILTLPFAHGGGVAWFAHIGGFAVGYMLVKVFYRKRWYG